Genomic segment of Bacteroides stercoris ATCC 43183:
CACTGGCCGTAAGCTTACTTTTTAATTGACTTGTCCTTGATGGACTTCGCCTTGCTGTCCAGTTCTCTTGCAGCCTGTTCTTTCAGCCGTACCTGTTCGATCAGGGTGGCCTGTCTCCGTACCGCTTCCTCGTAGGCCTCCACGTCCTCACGCATCTGCTTGATCAGTCCGTTATCCCGATTCGGTCCAAAGAGATTCTCTAGTTTCACAAGTTGCTCGGGGGTAGCATCTCCTTTCATCTTGACATAACGGTACTTCAGATCATTATCGGCCTGTACATTGTCAGTTCTCACCGAAAAATAGAGAGCCACGGACAAGACCACGATTGTTGCAAACATCACGAAAAAACTCCAAAGAGTGTAAGGGGATTCTATACTCAGGCTGAAATGATGGTTGATGTTGCTTGTCTTGACGGCATTCTTTCTGATTGTGTCATTGGTCTCACAAAACAAGGCTTCCACTTTCTCCTGGTGCTGACGCTGTTCATTACGCATTTCAGACAAGACCTGTCCAAGTCTTTCCTGTGACGAGTTTTTCCTGTCCATGGAAACCATATCGTTCTTAATGGCAGCAAGTCCCTCGTACAAGCGAGCCAACAAGTTGCGAAATGTCTCATGACTTTTCAGGACTTCATTCAGCACGGAGTCATCCTTTTCATTGTTAACTGTCGGGCTGTTACCTTCCGGTAAGGGAACGGACAGCCCGTTGATTTTGTTTTCGATTCTTTCCAGGCATCCAAAGATGCTCTCGATATATTCTTCCAATTTCATATTCCTACAATTTTAATGTTCATAAATAATTTGAATGAAGAAAGGACAGGCTACAGCCCGAATCCTTTCCTCCTTTTCTTTTTCCTGCGTCTGCGCAAGAGTTCTTCCTGAGGTAACGGCTCTTCGGGAGCGGTGTCGCTTTTTGGACTGAACAGTCCAGGTCCCGTACTTTCCAGAAGATGGCCTCCGTCCGGTATTCTTTGCTGCACTTTGCGTTCGGATGCCTGTTGGGATTCCGAAGTCTTCCAACTCAATTGGGCATTCAGCCTGGCAAAGCTGAACTCCCGGCTGATTTGCGAAGCCTTGAAGGTTTGTCCGTCCTTGGTGAACCGGATTCCTTGTATGTCCTCCAGCTTTTTTATCTCCCTGGTACGTTTTACAAATTCCAGCCTGATACCCCGGCGAAGCAGGTAATCGTTGAACTCTTTCCATGTTTTGGAATGCTTCAAAGCTGCCTTGACGGCATTGAAGATTTCGTATTTCACACGCTCCGAAGCATGGAGTTTCTCCACATTAGTCTTGCCCTTGCCCTCCGCATATGTCAGCCCGTACTTGTCCTTAAGCAATTTTGTGGCGATTTCATTACGCTTGTAATCGCTTTGGGAAGAGATTACCTTGCCATCATATCCGATGCGGTTATAGACCAGGTGGCAGTGCGGATTGTCTGTGTTATGATGCCTTACCAGGATGAACTGAGTGTTCTTTATTTCCATCAGTTCCATATATTCCTGGGCTATTTTAGCCATAAATTCATCTGTCAGCAATGCCTTGTCTTCCGGCTTGAAACTCAATGCGATGTGCCCGACAGGCTGTTTTATCTTCGGATTAAGCTCCCGCTGGTAGTCGAAACTGTCCGTTATTTCCCGGATATTTCCCAGCAATACACCATCTGAGTCAATGATTTCCGCGTTGTCCTTGCCCATCACGTAGCGGATACAGCCGCCGAAGGATTTCCCTTTCTTGATCTTTCCAATCATGACGGCCTCCTTTCTCCGTGCCTATACCGGATAATAATCTCCTTGAGTTTCTGCAGAAGTTCTGTTACCGTCCTTTGGGTACGGTGGAATCCGGTCTGATGGGACAGCCGGGTCAGCTGGTTCAGGTTGTTCGCCATACCCGTAAGACTGCGTATGACGGCCGTCTCCTCGGCAGAGTGTCTGGCCGTTATCGTCGTCTCAAAGGCTGATACGCGGAGAAATTCCGCCAGCGTGAGGTTAGCCTGTCTGCTGCGTCGGCATAGCCGCTCGTAGTCTATCTTGGAGAATTTCACTGTAACGGCTTTGCTGAGTTTGCACACTCCGCTTATTTTGGGGCGTCCCCTCGGTCTGTTTTTCTTTCTGTCATTCATATTTTCTTCGTTTGATTTCTGATTATTCTTTTTCTCACAATCTGCGACCACCGGGAGCGGATTGCCTCCACTCTTCGGGAGTGGAGCGAGGTTTTTCGGGATGCCCGAAAGATAACCTCGCTAACTCCCAAAACTGAAGTTTTGTCCGTTACCCCCCCCAGGTCGGCTGCTGACAGTCTGAATACTGTAATGACTGAAGTCAGTAAGCAAGTCTGTCATTCAGGAAAATGTTACAGCTTTCGCCACTGCTCGAAGTCCTCCGAATAGATTTCAAGATGTTGCCGGGCGATGTTCTCAAGCAGTCCTGAAACGCTCATTTTACGTCCTCCCAACCTGCGGACAAACTCGTCCAGCCTGTCACGTACCTCGCCGCTAACAAATACGGGCTTGCGGTCTTCGATTCTCGGAACCTGAAGAAAGGTTTTCCTGTATTCGTCCAGAGAAAGTTTCCTCTGCCTAGTGCTTATACGACGTTGAGACGTTGGAACGGCTTCCTCTTTTCCTGTTGACGGTTGCAGGTTCTCGGATATGAAGTCGGTCTGTTCTACCGTTCCTTCTGACTTCTCTTTCCCGGTATCATTCAAGGATGATTCCAGGACAGTTTCAATGTTGCCATCTGACGGGAGTATGAGTGACATGTCCGTACCTGTCATGGCCTCCCATTCTTCTTTGGTCAATTTCTTTTTTGTTGCCATACATTTTTGATTTTAATCGGTTTACTCACTGGTCTCGGTGCGCACCTTGACTCATTGTTGTGAGCAAAGGAAGTGTGTATAGTGAACAGAATCAAGCAAATGGAGATACCGTGACAATTATGTAATCTCGTGCACTATACCGATTGGGCGGTCGGTGCTGACTGCCGTGATTTGCCGGAGTGATTTCTACATACCGGATTGTTCAAGAAGATTCTGTTTATAAAGAAGGCTCATTGTATACAGTTGATATGTAACATGATGTCATTTCGGGCAACGCATCGTCACTGGTCTGAAAATCCATTGCAGTGTGATTTCTACTGCTTTTATTTGCAGTGGAAACAAGATAAAACGGTCACATTTCCTGCCGAGAATAGGACTATGAGACATGATGGCATATCGGCTGTAAAAGACCTGTTCTGTTCCGGAGATATGAATATATGTTTAACTGAAAATAATGAAGACAATGGAAATCATCAGCTTTGAAAAAAGGACTTTCGAGGAGATTGCCGCCAAACTGGATCGCTTCGTGCAGCGAGTGGAAAGTCTGTGCCGTGAACACGGCGGAAAGGAAACAAGTGAATGGATGGACAACCACGAGGTCTGCCGCAGGTTGCGTATCAGTCCGAGAACCTTGCAGACCCTGAGGGATAACGGGACACTTGCCTTTGCAAAAATCGGGAACCGGACTTACTACCGTCCTGACGATGTAGAGCGAGTGGTCGGGAATGTAGAGGAAAAGCGTAAGGAAGCCCGCTGGAAAGGCAAGACCATTTGAACGAGTTTCAAGAATAATGTATAACCCTATATCAAACGCGTATGAGTAATGAAATCAGAGAAAAGGACCATGAGTGGGTAAAAACGTTCCACTCGAATTTCGACAGGCTGCTGGCCCTGCTCGAAAAGTTATTAGAAAAACGGCAACCGTCCGCCTATGGCGATGAACTGCTGACGGACAAGGAAGTGGCATACCTGCTGAAAGTGAGCCGGAGAACCTTGCAGGACTACCGCAACAACGGCATTCTGCCTTACACGCAGGTAGGCGGCAAGATTCTCTACCGGGCTTCCGACATAGAAAAGGCACTGATGAAAGGGTACAAGGAAGCGTACAGATACAAAAGAAGCTGACACGCAAAACGCTCCACAAAGGACACGTAGGGATTTTGATTTTTCTGGAGGGAGTGCAGTTGACCGCCTGCCCATTTTATGTGTGTTTCTAAAAAACAGCCTTTCCAAATGATAAAATAACAGCATATAGAATTAGGCCCTATTTGAACCAATCTATATGCTGTTTTATCTTTTTTTGACTTTTCCGTCAGTCGCTTGTTTCCGCTGCCGTCGGCGTCCATTGTACAGACGTGAAAGGGAAAAGGTTTTCGGGCTGAATACGCTCTGAAAGAGGAAGATTCAGCCCGAAACGGCAAAGCCGCCAGACCTTTTCGCTTTCAATAGAGTCTGTACTAACTTCTATGGACGGCGAGGAAATGGGCGACTGATTTCAGTTTTCCTGAATGCAATGTTAACAATTGCTAATTAAATATCCCAATTAATATAACGGCACGCTATTTGTTTGTTTGCATAGTGAAAAAGCTATCAATAATGATAGCCATAACAAAATAAAAATTAATTTTTTATGGAAGAATTAGAAATTAGAGCTCTGCTTGAGGGCGCTTATGCGCTGACCCCGACATTACCGGGAAACTATTTAAGGTATGATGAGTTCAGAACTTGTTTTAACAAACTTGTTGAGAAACGCAACAATGTTCCTCTGGACGTAGAAAAATTATTGGAGAGTTATTATCCAAAAGCAAAGTATGAGCCTTGTTATCAACCCCAGGGTACGGGTGAGGTATTTAAGGCTTTTCGTATCGCCCCTAACTATTTGAAAATTACAAACGCACTGAAAGAGAAGATAGAAGCAGCTTTCGCAAGTGTTGTTTCTGATGATGATGGATGGATTCCTTTTGCTGCGATTGGCTCCAAAGTAGCAAAAGATGAATATTTAAAAATGGGATTCATTGGTATCCGACAAGCTGTGGAATGTTTGTTTCGTAAGCGTATCGAATTCCGTATTGGAGATCCATCAAAACATGAAGCTCCGGTAAAAGCACGTGATTTAAAGAAATTAGGGATTAAATCACCAACTTCTACGGTAGCCATAAGGGTGTCATCCCAGACTCTCAGTCTAAAACAAGGATCTTACATAGGAGAATCTATTAGTAATTTCGCCTATTTCCCCAAACCCAAAGATAAACCCGATATCTTAGGGTGGGATGCTGCTATTAATGACTTGGCTGTCAATTTGGCATTAGACGAACGTTGGTATTATGATGAAAAAGACAAGTTGGCAAAACCCATTCTAAAGAATTATCTTTCTTACACTTTTGAACGACTCCAATACGAAGATGAAGAGGAGATAGAAAGATCTAAAAAAGAAGTCAGAAAGCCAATTTTAAAAATTCTTACTAATGAAGACAATGCTGTTTGGAATACAGGATTGGTAGATAACATTTATGACCCGATTTATGCCTTTTTTCAGAAAAATAATGGTAAGAATCCGGCAGTCATTCAACCATGGGTGTTCTTAGGATTTGGGACCGCAAATAGTTACTATCAAAAAATTATAACAGATTTCCCATATAAACCTAAACGAGCTCAATATTTTGATGATCCCCGTGAATTATTCTATGATATTACTGCCCAAAGACCAACTTTAGACTGGAATCATTTTATAAAAGAAAATATAGAACGACTTCCTGTTGGATTTATAAAGAAAGGAGCAACAGATGGTTTCCAATTTATTGAAGACCCAGCAGCATTGCCCAAACCCCAACGAGAAGCCTATTATAAAAAACTAGCTGATGCGATTTTTGAAGATGATGATTGGAAACAATTTCTTACAACACGCTTCAGTAATGCTCTAGATATAGCTCTAAGTCGTGTAGCATGGAACTACAAAACAGCTATTCCAGTATATTATGTCAAGGATCATAAAATGCAACTTTTGCTTCCATTAGCACTTGAGCATAAGGGAACAATAGACGTAGCTCTTGTATGTAACCATAAATACGATAAAGAAAAAGAAGTAAACAATTACGAAGGAAGGACCATATTCACAATGGAAATGGCATATAATAATGCACGATTGATTACTAGACCAGACAGTGATTGGTTGATGGCAGACATGTGTGCAAGGAAGTAATTAGAAAGCACTAGAAGCTGTCTTAAAAGGAATAAGTCGTTATTAGCAAAACGATTCGTTAATCTTTTAAGGCAGCTTCTAATCTTTATATAGTTCCAATATTATTTTATCCGTATACTCCATCAATAAAAATTAAGTAAACGTTTTTATTTCATTTATTAAATTTCTTTTCTCCATTAATTTATCCATATCCACTGAAATCTTGTCATCTGTAACTTTTGCGTATCCTTGTGTAGTTCTGATATTTGTATGTCCCATCATCTTTGAGATGCTTTCCATGGGAACTCCGGCAGAAACCATCAAGGTACCGAAAGTATGACGGCTTTGATGGTATGACAAGTTATGCTTGAACTGAAGCGAAAATCCCAATTCTTGTATCTCAAACCAAATCATACTCCGTATGGGTAACGGGAAAATGGGCTGACTATCATCTGTCATATTATACAAGGAAATTATCTGCTCCGCTACCGGGTGCAATGGTATAAATGACTCAACGCTTGTTTTCTTGCGGTATGTTCTGATATATTTCCGTCCTTCTGCAGTTGTACCTATATGATGCGGATAGAGATTGCGTACATCAACATAAGCCAAACCGCAAAAACATGAAAATATAAAGGTTCTTCTTGCAAGTTCCTGTAATGGATTCTGTTTTGGGTTACTCATTATCTCCTGAAGCTGGCTCTTGCTTATATACATAAGTTTTGTAGGTGCCTTCTTTTCATATTTTATATCATCCAAAGGATTATATCTCAAGATTCCGTTATCCACGGCAAGATAGACCAGACGTTTCAGCCAGCAAAGACAATGGTTACGGTATGATGGCTTATGAGGATAATTTGTTTTCAGATACAAAATGAAATTGGTGCCAAACTCTTCGGTAATATCTGTAAAAAGCATGTCCTCCTTGCCTAGAGAACGGATGTATTCCCCCAGATAGTAATGATACATTTTTGATTGTCTGTAACTGGAGGTTGAATCTATCTGAATGGAACGGATTTTCAGATTTTCCCGTTCCACCTCCCCTGCCTGTAATATGTACTTCGGGATGTCAACTGCTCCTGTCATGGCTGTTTTCAGCAACTCTGCACTGATGACACCGTTTACTTTCAACAGTTCAGCATAAGTTTCATCTACACGTTTCTTATATTCACCAAGCATTCCGTTCAGTCTGTTGTTCTTGATTTCCCCTTTCTTGCTGTTCCACTCTTCCGGCTGGCAATACAACCCGGTTGATAATACAACAGCCTTTCCGTCTATTGTAATACGGCACATGATTGATGTAGTCCCGTCAGATTTGACTTTACTGCGGTTTATATAATACAATTGCTTATATGTACTTCTCATGATTCTTTCTTGATTTATAATACCAGTTTCATATCACTCGTTGCTTCGATGAATTTATCCATATCCTCGAAAAGTTTTTTAGGAGTTACCCTTGCATAAAGCTGAGTAGTTGTCAGATTGGTATGACCCAGCATTTTGCTGATTGTTTCAATAGGAACACCAGCCTCAAGGGTTATCAGACTTCCGAAGGTATGTCTTCCCATGTGATAGACCAGGTCACAGCTTATGCCAGCCAGATCCCGCAAACCTTTCATGTGTCGCCTCATATTGGGGTGGTGTATCATCGGGAAAAGTTCTTCCCTGTCATTCGAACGATATTTTTCTATAAGAGCGATAGCCTCCGGCAGCAATTTGACGCGGGCCAGATATTCATTCTTCTTTCTCAGATACTTTAACCATAAGTCGCCTTTATCGTCCTTGTATATATTATCTCCAGTGATTGAAACTGCATCCGCATACGGAACTCCTGTATAACAGGCAAAGAGAAACAAATCCCTGGCTATATTATGAGTGATTCTTTCCGGTGGTATTACAACATCACGAATCTTTTCAAAATCCTCACGACTCAAAGCCCGTGGTGGTTTCCTGTTCTCTTGGGGTAGTTTGAAATTCACAAAATAACGCTTCTCCGCATGTCCTTCCTTGAATGCAATCCGGCAGATTTTCTTCAGGATTGCCAGATAATGTCTTACCGTATCTACCGCAAGTCCTTTGTCCTTCAGTATATAATCCTGAAACTCCCATGGGATGTGTTCATTCAACTGTCCAAAAGCAACATCATTTGTCTTGAATCGTTTTTGAATAAATTCGCCAAGATACCTCCGGGTGTAAATGTATGTTGACATGGAGCTTTTCGCCACATCAATACCGATTCTTGAGCGCATATCCTCTATATGCATATCAAGCCGTTTCAACAGAGTCATCTGGGTTTCTACACTTCCCTGCAAAAGCTCTTTGACAGCAGTTGCGTCAAAATCAATCTTACGTTCAACAAGTGAATCAAATGCAGAATTGACCGAAAGCAAGAGCCAGTCAATTTTCGCATTAATATCAACGGCTTCTTTACTTTTTCCATTCAGTCGGCTTTCTCTTGGATTCCATAACTCCGGAGTACATGATAGCTTACAACTGAATTGCGCCATCGTATTGTTTACCGTTATTCTCCCCATTATCGGAGCCTTTCCGAATTTGTCAAGACCGCTCTTTTTCAGGTAGAGCAACACCTTGAATTTTTCTACTTTCATACGCTTATTTTTTTAATGGCAAAATTACCTATTTCATAAGCGTCCTTTGATATGCAAAATGCTGACATACAGTGAATAATAGCCTCTGTGACAGTTTATTCATTGTTCGGCCAGTTACCTATTCCGTTCAGGTAACTGGACAACTAACACTCTGGTAACTGAACACCTGCAATATCCTGTCCATTTTTGCTTTACTTTATCTCAGCAAAAAACGGAACTACTACTCATATTCAACTGATTACGTTTTCCTTTCTCATCCCTTCATCTGCTTGCTTCCTGTATTCTGTTCCACTGCTTCCGGCACACCTTTGCAACCTTGCAACTTGCAAGCGGGACACAAATAACCACCATACAGAAGATGTTAGGACACAAGAACATCGGTACAACTTTGGTGTATGCAAAGACACTGGAGGAAGCGAAAAGAGAAGCGGCAGAGAAAATAAAAATCCTTTAAATAAGAATCTATGAATATAAATTTTGATGAATCAGATAAAATAATTGCATTATACAAAGAAACAGCACACACTATTAACACGTTTCCGACAAAAATGAAAGAAGCTGTTATAAATGAAAAAAGCAAAACACAACATAAAAAAAAGATTGAAGGCGTAGCAACAGTATCTGTAAATCGTTCATTTGTAAAAACAGAACTTATGCATAGCATAGAACTTGCTTGTTATCGTTTTATTGAATCAGAACCAGTATTTAGGACTATATCAAAAAACGAGTTGCGATTTTTAGAAGGCTATGAAGGGGCTACATCAGTTGGAGAGCTGTTTGAAGAAGAGTTTCTGGAAAATCTACCAGATTTGTCTTATAAAAACATTGATGATTTGATAAAAATATATGAGAAATATTGGAAAGAAATATTTGATATCCAATTAAAAGATAATATTATAGCTGGAAGTGAAGTTACAAATAATATAGAAGATAATTCTTTATATTCCATAATGCGTGAAGCCGTAAAGACGAATTTTTTTACAAAGGAAGAAGCGGATGAATTTTATGAAAAATACTACGAAATCACAGAAGAACTTAAAAACGTTAAAGATTGTATATCAAATGTTTTAAATAAATGGAGATTGATAGCACGGGAAGAAACAATGAATCATAGCCAATACAAGATTTCAGAAAGTAAAAAAACTGATTTTATCAAAATAATTAGCGCCATGTATGACTGTGATATTTTTGAGACTTTAGAAGGGAAAAAAGCATCTAATAAAAGAGAACTTATCAAAACGTTAGGGCATTTTTTTAATACAAACATTGAAGATTGCAGCAAATTTTTATCTGCGGCTAAAAATACAAATAATTACATGGATATATTCAACAAGTTAAAAGACAAAGGAGAAGAATATTATAAAAAATAATCTTTTTTTGATTAGGGTCTAATTAGGGTAAAAGGATTATATTTCGTTTTACTTATTCTTTTGCACCGTTATCTCATTCGAGGTAGCGGTTTTCTTTTTCTATCATGGCGGGAATTGAAAGCCAAACGGAGCCAGCAGGATAACATAATGAACGAAGTAATCACCTTTGAAACTATGCCTAAAGCAATGGCATACCTCATCAACAAAGTAGAGGCTTTAGAGAAAGCTCTATTAGAGAAGAACGAGACACCAACCACCCCTGTAGATAGATGGCTCAACATTGACGAACTCAAAGCCTATCTACCCGACCATCCGGCAAAAGCTACTATCTACGGATGGGTAAGCAAGCGAGAAATTCCATTTCACAAGGGAGGTAAGAAATTACGTTTCCTGCAATCCGACATTGACAAATGGTTATCCTATGGTAAACGAAAAAGCGAAAGCGAATTAAGGGATGAAGCTAACAAATATTGTAAAACCAAACGAATAGGAGACTAATTTATGGATAAAAGAAAAAAGGTAGCCTCATCGACTACCAATCTCCCTAACTACGAAGGCAAAGATACTAATTCTTCCCGAAATATCAGGGCTGTCAGAAAACTATTTTTATCAGGCGATAAGTTTACAGCCAGGCGGATTAATGAACTGGTAGGCTTTAATGATGCCCGTAAGGCTATTTCTGAATTACGCCATAAGGAAGGCATGAACATCCAGGATATTCGGTTGTCAAACGGTTGCAAATTATACTGGTTGGCAGAGAAAGGAGGACACAATGAATGAAGAAAGTAAAATCTCCCAAATAAAACTGTTATCAGAGTGTTTTGCGGAATCCCCTAAAACCATGTATCAGGCCGAGCGGGAAACAGGTGTAAGGATTGCCAATATTTGTCGTTTTATAGACAAGATGAAAAAAAGCGGTAATATCCGTAAGGTATCATCCGGCAAATGTCCCATATCACACAGGAAAGCCGGATTCTATACGAGCAACCGGGAATACTTCAAAGACGATAAACAGCCTTCACTTTTTTGTGATTTCTGGAACGGTATAAAATTAAAGCCATGAACATAAGTGTAAATAATAAAACTTTGTCCGATGTGCTTGTATTACCTATTGACGGGCTTTCAGCAAATGCACAAGAGATAATTAGAGAAGTGTCGGAAGTGTATCAGTGTAGCCGTGATATAGTACTGGCTGCAATGTTTAGTGCGGTCGGTGTAGCAGTCGGCAAAAAAATAAGGATTTCCGATAACAAGTATTTTAACTATCCGTGTCTTTGGGCGTGTGCAGTCGCCCCGTCCGGTTCTAACAAGTCCACCCCTGTACGCTTCATTCTGCAACCTTTAAAGGATAGGGACGCAAACGAATACAAGGCATACAGGGAAGAGCTGAAGGGTTTCAAGGATTCAAAGGATGAGCATAAGGAAAGACCGATATTCAGGCAGTTGCTTTTAAGCGATTCCACACCCGAAGCGAGGAACCAGGTATTATCTACCAGCCATAACGGAATATTGCTTTACAGGGACGAAATAAAGGGCTTTCTTGACGATATAGGACGATATAACAAGAGTGGCGAGGTAAGCCAGTTATTATCGGTCTTTGATTCTGATAACATTGTAATAAACCGAAAGTCAGATGATACACTGTTAGTCGAAGAGCCATTTATGGGTGTTTTAGGAACAATTCAGCCTGACGTACTTGCGGACACATTCGGTAACGACCTGCTTATGAACAACGGCTTTAATCAAAGGTGGCTATTCGTTTACCCGGATGAAAATCCGTCTGCAATGTATTCGGAGAAGTCTATCAGCAAAGAGGTACGGGAAGCATGGAGCAGTTACATTAATGCTTTATTGGATGCAGATTTCAAGGCTGGTGGATGCGATACGGTCTATATCATTGATGAGGCAAAACGTCTCTATATCGAATACTATAACGAATTACAGGTAAAGAAGCAAAGTACGGATGATAGCTACATGTGTGCCGTATATTCAAAACTGCAAATCATAGTGGAACGCTGGGCTTTGATAACACACCTGTTAGGAGATAATACGGGTATGAGCCGTATTTTGCCGAAAGAAATGGAGTATTCAATCAGATGTATGGGTTACTTCGAGAGATGTGCGGAAAAGGTGTATATGAAGCTGACGGAAAACAGAAAACAGCCGGAAGCGAAAACAATGGGTAAAGAGGAAATGATAGCTAATGTTTACCATTTGACTAACCCGGTCAGTCAAAGCGCTGTTGCTGATGCGATTGGGGTTTCAAAGCAATACATATCAAAATGCCTAAAGAAATACCCTAAGTTGACAGGTTGTCGGTTGACAGATACTGAAAGCATTGATATACAACAAG
This window contains:
- a CDS encoding relaxase/mobilization nuclease domain-containing protein; translation: MIGKIKKGKSFGGCIRYVMGKDNAEIIDSDGVLLGNIREITDSFDYQRELNPKIKQPVGHIALSFKPEDKALLTDEFMAKIAQEYMELMEIKNTQFILVRHHNTDNPHCHLVYNRIGYDGKVISSQSDYKRNEIATKLLKDKYGLTYAEGKGKTNVEKLHASERVKYEIFNAVKAALKHSKTWKEFNDYLLRRGIRLEFVKRTREIKKLEDIQGIRFTKDGQTFKASQISREFSFARLNAQLSWKTSESQQASERKVQQRIPDGGHLLESTGPGLFSPKSDTAPEEPLPQEELLRRRRKKKRRKGFGL
- a CDS encoding plasmid mobilization protein, which translates into the protein MNDRKKNRPRGRPKISGVCKLSKAVTVKFSKIDYERLCRRSRQANLTLAEFLRVSAFETTITARHSAEETAVIRSLTGMANNLNQLTRLSHQTGFHRTQRTVTELLQKLKEIIIRYRHGERRPS
- a CDS encoding DUF3408 domain-containing protein, yielding MATKKKLTKEEWEAMTGTDMSLILPSDGNIETVLESSLNDTGKEKSEGTVEQTDFISENLQPSTGKEEAVPTSQRRISTRQRKLSLDEYRKTFLQVPRIEDRKPVFVSGEVRDRLDEFVRRLGGRKMSVSGLLENIARQHLEIYSEDFEQWRKL
- a CDS encoding helix-turn-helix domain-containing protein; this encodes MKTMEIISFEKRTFEEIAAKLDRFVQRVESLCREHGGKETSEWMDNHEVCRRLRISPRTLQTLRDNGTLAFAKIGNRTYYRPDDVERVVGNVEEKRKEARWKGKTI
- a CDS encoding helix-turn-helix domain-containing protein: MSNEIREKDHEWVKTFHSNFDRLLALLEKLLEKRQPSAYGDELLTDKEVAYLLKVSRRTLQDYRNNGILPYTQVGGKILYRASDIEKALMKGYKEAYRYKRS
- a CDS encoding DUF3825 domain-containing protein, whose protein sequence is MEELEIRALLEGAYALTPTLPGNYLRYDEFRTCFNKLVEKRNNVPLDVEKLLESYYPKAKYEPCYQPQGTGEVFKAFRIAPNYLKITNALKEKIEAAFASVVSDDDGWIPFAAIGSKVAKDEYLKMGFIGIRQAVECLFRKRIEFRIGDPSKHEAPVKARDLKKLGIKSPTSTVAIRVSSQTLSLKQGSYIGESISNFAYFPKPKDKPDILGWDAAINDLAVNLALDERWYYDEKDKLAKPILKNYLSYTFERLQYEDEEEIERSKKEVRKPILKILTNEDNAVWNTGLVDNIYDPIYAFFQKNNGKNPAVIQPWVFLGFGTANSYYQKIITDFPYKPKRAQYFDDPRELFYDITAQRPTLDWNHFIKENIERLPVGFIKKGATDGFQFIEDPAALPKPQREAYYKKLADAIFEDDDWKQFLTTRFSNALDIALSRVAWNYKTAIPVYYVKDHKMQLLLPLALEHKGTIDVALVCNHKYDKEKEVNNYEGRTIFTMEMAYNNARLITRPDSDWLMADMCARK
- a CDS encoding site-specific integrase, whose translation is MRSTYKQLYYINRSKVKSDGTTSIMCRITIDGKAVVLSTGLYCQPEEWNSKKGEIKNNRLNGMLGEYKKRVDETYAELLKVNGVISAELLKTAMTGAVDIPKYILQAGEVERENLKIRSIQIDSTSSYRQSKMYHYYLGEYIRSLGKEDMLFTDITEEFGTNFILYLKTNYPHKPSYRNHCLCWLKRLVYLAVDNGILRYNPLDDIKYEKKAPTKLMYISKSQLQEIMSNPKQNPLQELARRTFIFSCFCGLAYVDVRNLYPHHIGTTAEGRKYIRTYRKKTSVESFIPLHPVAEQIISLYNMTDDSQPIFPLPIRSMIWFEIQELGFSLQFKHNLSYHQSRHTFGTLMVSAGVPMESISKMMGHTNIRTTQGYAKVTDDKISVDMDKLMEKRNLINEIKTFT
- a CDS encoding site-specific integrase — encoded protein: MKVEKFKVLLYLKKSGLDKFGKAPIMGRITVNNTMAQFSCKLSCTPELWNPRESRLNGKSKEAVDINAKIDWLLLSVNSAFDSLVERKIDFDATAVKELLQGSVETQMTLLKRLDMHIEDMRSRIGIDVAKSSMSTYIYTRRYLGEFIQKRFKTNDVAFGQLNEHIPWEFQDYILKDKGLAVDTVRHYLAILKKICRIAFKEGHAEKRYFVNFKLPQENRKPPRALSREDFEKIRDVVIPPERITHNIARDLFLFACYTGVPYADAVSITGDNIYKDDKGDLWLKYLRKKNEYLARVKLLPEAIALIEKYRSNDREELFPMIHHPNMRRHMKGLRDLAGISCDLVYHMGRHTFGSLITLEAGVPIETISKMLGHTNLTTTQLYARVTPKKLFEDMDKFIEATSDMKLVL
- a CDS encoding helix-turn-helix transcriptional regulator; protein product: MKAKRSQQDNIMNEVITFETMPKAMAYLINKVEALEKALLEKNETPTTPVDRWLNIDELKAYLPDHPAKATIYGWVSKREIPFHKGGKKLRFLQSDIDKWLSYGKRKSESELRDEANKYCKTKRIGD
- a CDS encoding YfjI family protein, which produces MNISVNNKTLSDVLVLPIDGLSANAQEIIREVSEVYQCSRDIVLAAMFSAVGVAVGKKIRISDNKYFNYPCLWACAVAPSGSNKSTPVRFILQPLKDRDANEYKAYREELKGFKDSKDEHKERPIFRQLLLSDSTPEARNQVLSTSHNGILLYRDEIKGFLDDIGRYNKSGEVSQLLSVFDSDNIVINRKSDDTLLVEEPFMGVLGTIQPDVLADTFGNDLLMNNGFNQRWLFVYPDENPSAMYSEKSISKEVREAWSSYINALLDADFKAGGCDTVYIIDEAKRLYIEYYNELQVKKQSTDDSYMCAVYSKLQIIVERWALITHLLGDNTGMSRILPKEMEYSIRCMGYFERCAEKVYMKLTENRKQPEAKTMGKEEMIANVYHLTNPVSQSAVADAIGVSKQYISKCLKKYPKLTGCRLTDTESIDIQQDINKTASTL